A region of bacterium DNA encodes the following proteins:
- a CDS encoding ABC transporter ATP-binding protein, producing MTDRGNEIVRVRGIVKDFRPGFGLRRKRVLHGVTFDVQDNEIFGFVGPNGAGKTTTLKVLMGLIRPTEGGARILGCDVGESEFRHQVGFLPENPYFYPFLTAREILDFYARLSGVPASERAARVDRLLGVVNLGHAMDARLRTFSKGMLQRVGIAQALIHDPKVVFLDEPMSGLDPLGRMEIRDLILSLRAEGKTVFMNTHILSDVESICDRVAIIVKGRIRHQGQIEDFLPTDRRETDVLISSLPPETADELAERFDLEMRGLGERLELRVAEKDVNGVLDAVMRVGAEVVSVTPHRSSLEDVFLDAVRAGDEGATAPGGER from the coding sequence ACGGATCGGGGCAACGAGATCGTCCGCGTGCGCGGCATCGTGAAGGACTTCCGGCCGGGCTTCGGGCTGCGCCGGAAGCGTGTGCTGCACGGCGTGACCTTCGATGTCCAGGACAACGAGATCTTCGGATTCGTCGGACCCAACGGTGCCGGCAAGACGACCACGCTCAAGGTGCTGATGGGGCTGATCCGACCGACCGAAGGCGGGGCGCGGATCCTCGGCTGCGACGTCGGCGAATCCGAGTTCCGCCATCAGGTCGGCTTCCTTCCCGAGAACCCCTACTTCTACCCGTTCCTGACCGCCCGCGAGATCCTCGACTTCTATGCGCGGCTGTCGGGCGTGCCCGCCTCCGAGCGCGCGGCGCGCGTGGACCGTCTGCTCGGGGTCGTGAACCTCGGCCACGCGATGGACGCGCGCCTTCGCACATTCTCGAAGGGCATGTTGCAGCGGGTCGGGATCGCCCAGGCGCTGATCCACGACCCCAAGGTCGTCTTCCTCGACGAGCCGATGAGCGGGCTCGATCCGCTCGGTCGGATGGAGATTCGCGATCTGATCCTCTCGCTTCGCGCGGAGGGCAAGACGGTCTTCATGAACACCCACATCCTCTCGGACGTGGAGTCGATCTGCGATCGCGTCGCGATCATCGTGAAGGGGCGCATCCGGCACCAGGGCCAGATCGAGGACTTCCTCCCGACCGACCGGCGGGAGACCGATGTCCTGATCTCGAGCCTGCCGCCGGAGACCGCGGACGAGCTCGCGGAGCGCTTCGATCTCGAGATGCGGGGGCTCGGGGAACGCCTCGAGCTGCGCGTGGCGGAGAAGGACGTCAATGGCGTGCTCGATGCGGTCATGCGCGTGGGCGCCGAGGTCGTCTCGGTGACGCCCCATCGAAGCTCCCTCGAAGACGTGTTCCTCGACGCGGTGCGCGCCGGGGACGAAGGGGCGACCGCGCCGGGAGGAGAGCGCTGA
- a CDS encoding ABC transporter permease: protein MASLLRIHALATNTFREAIRNKLLYTLLGFSFLMIASGVLLATLSYVEVDEILQDMGMSAIRFFSAGIATFVGIGLIHNEVDRRTIFTILSKPVSRTEFLLGKWAGLTFTVWLQLALMGIAFAIVSALAGAPLVSDHFLAIALIGLELMVLVAIATLFSAFTSPMLAALFTIGLWMIGHLTRDLHALAQQSDLESVGLVGSWVFQLLPDFEVFNKTLEAVHGLPIERGEVGLAVAYAIGYTGCTLLLGSMIFSRRDFK, encoded by the coding sequence ATGGCTTCGCTGCTTCGCATCCACGCCCTTGCGACCAACACGTTCCGCGAGGCAATCCGGAACAAGCTGCTCTACACGCTGCTCGGGTTCAGCTTCCTGATGATCGCGTCCGGCGTCCTGCTGGCGACGCTCTCCTACGTCGAGGTCGACGAGATCCTCCAGGACATGGGCATGTCGGCGATCCGCTTCTTCAGCGCGGGCATTGCGACTTTCGTCGGCATCGGCCTGATCCACAACGAGGTCGACCGCCGCACGATCTTCACGATCCTGTCGAAGCCGGTCTCCCGGACCGAGTTCCTGCTCGGCAAGTGGGCCGGGCTGACCTTCACCGTCTGGCTCCAGCTCGCCTTGATGGGCATCGCCTTCGCGATCGTCTCGGCGCTCGCCGGTGCGCCGCTGGTGAGCGACCACTTCCTGGCCATCGCGCTGATCGGCCTCGAGCTGATGGTGCTCGTCGCGATCGCCACGCTCTTCTCGGCGTTCACGTCGCCGATGCTCGCGGCGCTCTTCACGATCGGACTCTGGATGATCGGCCATCTCACCCGCGACCTGCACGCGCTCGCCCAGCAGTCGGATCTCGAGAGCGTCGGCCTCGTCGGCAGCTGGGTCTTCCAGCTCCTCCCGGACTTCGAGGTCTTCAACAAGACCCTCGAGGCGGTGCACGGGCTTCCGATCGAGCGCGGCGAGGTCGGTCTCGCCGTCGCCTACGCGATCGGGTACACGGGCTGCACGTTGCTGCTCGGTTCGATGATCTTCAGTCGTCGGGACTTCAAGTAG
- a CDS encoding prepilin peptidase, giving the protein MTIEIAPEALLPVALVFGLLVGSFLNVVIHRVPEGLSIVSPPSHCPGCETPIKPWDNVPVLSWLFLRGRCRACRTPISVRYPAVELVTGLLFAAIAWRFGPTAWTTLYCLFGAALIAAAMIDHDHQIIPDSISLGGLAAALVLVPSVTVWTGGDFVAALVRSALGAAIGAGVLWTVAFVHARVSVAMGRTFEHWPGEGESLPTPREADYWLWFPGLGLGDVKLLAMIGAVVGPLGVLDTILASSLVGLVLGTAQALSRGALGRPFGFAPAIAVGTVAILFLPRMWLLHVL; this is encoded by the coding sequence ATGACGATCGAGATCGCGCCAGAGGCGCTCCTGCCGGTCGCGCTCGTCTTCGGGTTGCTGGTCGGCTCCTTCCTGAACGTGGTGATCCACCGCGTTCCCGAGGGTCTCTCGATCGTGTCGCCGCCGTCGCACTGCCCCGGCTGCGAAACCCCCATCAAGCCCTGGGACAACGTCCCGGTCCTGTCCTGGCTCTTCCTGCGCGGTCGCTGTCGCGCATGCAGGACGCCCATCTCGGTCCGCTACCCCGCGGTCGAACTCGTGACGGGCCTGCTCTTCGCGGCGATCGCCTGGCGCTTCGGCCCGACGGCGTGGACGACGCTCTACTGCCTCTTCGGCGCGGCCCTGATCGCTGCGGCGATGATCGATCACGACCATCAGATCATTCCGGACTCGATCTCGCTGGGCGGTCTCGCGGCGGCGCTCGTGCTCGTCCCGTCGGTGACCGTGTGGACCGGCGGCGACTTCGTCGCCGCTCTGGTTCGCTCGGCGCTGGGCGCCGCGATCGGTGCGGGCGTGCTCTGGACCGTCGCGTTCGTCCATGCGCGGGTCTCCGTCGCGATGGGCCGGACCTTCGAGCACTGGCCGGGGGAGGGCGAATCGCTGCCCACGCCCCGTGAAGCCGACTACTGGCTCTGGTTCCCGGGGCTGGGGCTGGGCGACGTGAAGCTCCTCGCCATGATCGGGGCCGTCGTCGGCCCGCTCGGCGTCCTCGACACGATCCTCGCCTCGTCGCTGGTCGGCCTCGTGCTCGGCACGGCCCAGGCACTCAGCCGCGGTGCCCTCGGCCGCCCGTTCGGTTTTGCCCCGGCGATCGCGGTCGGGACCGTCGCCATCCTCTTCCTGCCGAGGATGTGGCTGCTGCACGTGCTCTAG
- the gltX gene encoding glutamate--tRNA ligase — MSPIRTRFAPSPTGFLHIGGARTALFNWALTRQQGGAFILRIEDTDLERSTRESEEAVLDGLRWLGIDWDEGPLRQTDNAERHKAVVEQLLEEGKAYRCICTRDELEARREADIKAGGKGIYDGRCRNARLGPDCGPHAVRLKIDPNDSLRWDDLVFGPSGQDASEIGDGIIRRTDGTPLYHLAVVVDDIDMGITHAIRGADHHSNTPFQLAIYRALGAAPPTFGHVPLIVAESGRKLSKRKDPVSIQQFKADGFLPDAMLNWLVRLGWSHGDQEIFSRAEIVEHFGLDHVGRAGAQADLQKLEWLSQHYLKECPADALFEAASPFLDAVAGRAVERDANLDRTLDLLRERSNTLVEMAEKARFVLCDEIEIDAGAAKKHLRPVALEPLEALIPALEALDEWSEATLEPAFESTCKALDDLKLGKLAQPVRVSVTGTGASPGIYETLEVVGQARTIARLRAGVEVIKARMAEG; from the coding sequence ATGAGCCCCATTCGCACACGATTCGCCCCCAGCCCCACGGGGTTCCTCCACATCGGGGGCGCCCGGACGGCCCTCTTCAACTGGGCCCTGACCCGCCAGCAGGGGGGCGCCTTCATCCTGCGGATCGAGGACACGGACCTCGAACGGTCGACCCGCGAGTCCGAGGAGGCCGTCCTCGACGGACTGCGCTGGCTCGGAATCGACTGGGACGAGGGGCCCCTCCGGCAGACGGACAACGCGGAACGGCACAAGGCGGTGGTCGAGCAGCTTCTCGAAGAGGGGAAGGCCTATCGCTGCATCTGCACCCGGGACGAGCTCGAGGCGAGGCGAGAGGCCGACATCAAGGCCGGCGGCAAGGGGATCTACGACGGGCGCTGTCGGAACGCGCGCCTCGGTCCGGACTGCGGCCCGCATGCGGTCCGCCTGAAGATCGACCCGAACGACTCGCTTCGCTGGGACGACCTGGTCTTCGGCCCGAGCGGCCAGGACGCTTCGGAGATCGGCGACGGCATCATCCGGCGAACCGACGGCACACCGCTCTATCACCTGGCCGTCGTGGTCGACGACATCGACATGGGCATCACCCACGCGATCCGCGGCGCCGACCACCACAGCAACACGCCCTTCCAGCTCGCGATCTACCGGGCACTGGGGGCCGCCCCGCCGACCTTCGGCCATGTCCCGCTGATCGTCGCCGAGAGCGGTCGCAAGCTCTCGAAGCGAAAGGACCCGGTCTCGATCCAGCAGTTCAAGGCGGACGGATTCCTGCCCGACGCGATGCTCAACTGGCTGGTGCGTCTCGGCTGGAGCCACGGCGACCAGGAGATCTTCTCCCGGGCGGAGATCGTCGAGCACTTCGGCCTCGACCACGTGGGCCGCGCCGGCGCCCAGGCGGACCTCCAGAAGCTCGAATGGCTGAGCCAGCACTACCTCAAGGAATGCCCGGCGGACGCGCTCTTCGAGGCGGCGAGCCCGTTTCTCGATGCCGTCGCCGGACGCGCGGTCGAACGCGACGCCAACCTCGACCGGACCCTCGACCTCCTGCGCGAGCGAAGCAACACCCTCGTCGAGATGGCCGAAAAGGCGCGCTTCGTCCTGTGCGACGAGATCGAGATCGATGCGGGCGCCGCGAAGAAGCACCTGCGCCCGGTCGCCCTCGAACCTCTGGAAGCGCTGATCCCCGCGCTCGAAGCCCTCGACGAGTGGAGCGAAGCGACCCTCGAGCCCGCGTTCGAGTCGACCTGCAAGGCGCTGGACGACCTCAAGCTCGGCAAGCTCGCCCAGCCCGTGCGCGTCTCCGTCACGGGTACCGGTGCGTCGCCCGGCATCTACGAGACCCTCGAGGTCGTGGGCCAGGCGCGCACGATCGCGCGGCTGCGCGCCGGGGTCGAGGTGATCAAGGCGCGTATGGCGGAGGGTTAG
- a CDS encoding YceD family protein, which produces MPDFRIQIERLTDRKERFDFEVPAAWWIARNEVEGDDSVVVEAPFRFGLEASRVSDDIVIEGDLEGEVGLECSRCGKRYPHALREPYRLVLEPLGGQAPDPEGEKGLAENGVCLGEDLEVGSYRGAVVGLDDFFGEVIALAMPLQPLCDEDCPGLCAHCGASQDSGCTCEDEKIESPFAALAGLKAELESERRD; this is translated from the coding sequence ATGCCCGACTTCCGCATCCAGATCGAGCGGCTGACCGACCGCAAGGAGCGCTTCGACTTCGAGGTGCCGGCGGCGTGGTGGATCGCCCGGAACGAGGTCGAAGGCGACGACTCGGTGGTCGTCGAGGCGCCCTTCCGATTCGGCCTGGAGGCGTCCCGGGTTTCCGACGACATCGTGATCGAGGGCGATCTGGAGGGGGAGGTCGGACTCGAGTGCAGCCGATGCGGCAAGCGCTATCCTCACGCGCTTCGCGAGCCCTACCGCCTGGTGCTCGAGCCGCTCGGTGGCCAGGCGCCGGATCCCGAAGGGGAGAAGGGGCTGGCGGAGAACGGGGTGTGCCTCGGGGAGGATCTCGAGGTCGGCTCGTACCGCGGGGCCGTGGTCGGTCTCGACGATTTCTTCGGAGAGGTGATCGCGCTCGCGATGCCGCTCCAACCCCTCTGTGATGAAGATTGCCCGGGACTCTGTGCGCACTGCGGTGCGTCGCAGGACTCCGGTTGTACCTGTGAAGACGAGAAGATCGAATCGCCTTTCGCCGCGCTCGCCGGGCTGAAGGCGGAGCTCGAGTCGGAACGTCGAGACTAG
- the rpmF gene encoding 50S ribosomal protein L32 — protein sequence MAVPKRKTSKARRDKRRAHDALNTPATSVCPQCGAPKAPHRVCGSCGTYKGRTILEIDDD from the coding sequence ATGGCCGTACCGAAGCGAAAGACCTCGAAGGCGCGACGCGACAAGCGCCGCGCACACGACGCGCTCAACACACCGGCGACGAGTGTCTGCCCCCAGTGTGGCGCGCCGAAGGCGCCGCACCGGGTGTGCGGGAGCTGCGGCACCTACAAGGGCCGCACGATCCTCGAGATCGACGACGACTAG
- the fabD gene encoding ACP S-malonyltransferase has protein sequence MTLALLFPGQASQEVGMGRDAYDASPAARAVFDAADAALESVLGAKISTLCFEGPEDELRRTEIQQPAILTTSIALLRALEEAAGPLDAAFVGGHSLGEYSALVAAGAIDFEDAVRTVNLRGRLMQEAVAEGKGAMAAVLGLAPEGVVEACAAAAEATGLVVTPANYNSPQQTVIAGDAAGVEAACEKAKELGAKKTVGLQVSAPFHCALMEPAAQKLAPELGRLVFSEANPPVITNVEASPNADASRIPGLLEEQVTAPVRFSDMIATLKAEGVDAFLEVGPGRVLSGLIARIERRARRANFSSLAELDEVREFLQGNAS, from the coding sequence ATGACTCTCGCTCTTCTCTTTCCCGGCCAGGCCTCCCAGGAGGTCGGTATGGGCAGGGACGCGTACGACGCGTCCCCGGCCGCCCGTGCCGTGTTCGATGCGGCGGACGCCGCGCTCGAGTCCGTGCTCGGCGCGAAGATCTCGACCCTCTGCTTCGAGGGCCCCGAGGACGAGCTGCGTCGGACCGAGATCCAGCAGCCCGCGATCCTGACGACGAGCATCGCGCTGCTGCGCGCGCTCGAGGAGGCGGCGGGGCCGCTCGATGCGGCCTTCGTGGGCGGTCACAGCCTCGGCGAGTACAGCGCGCTGGTCGCCGCCGGAGCGATCGACTTCGAGGATGCGGTCCGGACGGTGAATCTGCGCGGTCGGCTCATGCAGGAGGCGGTCGCGGAAGGGAAGGGCGCGATGGCCGCGGTCCTGGGTCTGGCGCCCGAGGGTGTGGTCGAGGCCTGCGCCGCCGCAGCCGAGGCGACGGGCCTCGTGGTGACGCCCGCCAACTACAACTCGCCGCAGCAGACGGTGATCGCCGGGGACGCCGCCGGCGTCGAAGCCGCGTGCGAGAAGGCGAAGGAGCTCGGGGCGAAGAAGACCGTGGGTCTGCAGGTCTCCGCGCCCTTCCACTGTGCACTGATGGAACCCGCCGCCCAGAAGCTGGCCCCGGAACTCGGAAGGCTGGTCTTCTCGGAGGCGAATCCGCCGGTGATCACGAATGTCGAGGCGAGTCCGAACGCGGACGCGAGTCGGATCCCCGGCCTGCTCGAGGAGCAGGTGACGGCGCCGGTCCGCTTCAGCGACATGATCGCCACCTTGAAGGCCGAAGGCGTCGACGCCTTCCTCGAGGTGGGGCCCGGCCGGGTCCTCTCGGGCCTGATCGCGCGCATCGAGCGCCGCGCCCGCAGGGCGAACTTCTCTTCTCTCGCGGAGCTCGACGAAGTCCGCGAATTCCTTCAGGGAAACGCCTCCTAG
- the acpP gene encoding acyl carrier protein: MSLEARVTDLIVEQLGVSKEEAVANASFIDDLGADSLDIVELVMTLEETFDIEIPDDDAEKMQTISDAIGYLKERVEE, from the coding sequence ATGTCTCTCGAAGCTCGCGTCACCGATCTGATCGTCGAACAGCTGGGTGTCTCCAAGGAGGAGGCGGTCGCCAACGCGTCGTTCATCGACGACCTCGGGGCGGACTCCCTCGACATCGTCGAACTCGTGATGACCCTCGAAGAGACCTTCGACATCGAGATTCCGGACGATGACGCCGAGAAGATGCAGACCATCTCCGACGCCATCGGCTACCTGAAGGAGCGCGTGGAGGAGTAG